GACCAGGAGTCCGATGCATGCGCCATCCTCCAGTGAGGAGTTCGCCCCCTGACCCATCGTGGGAACCATGGCGTGTGCTGCGTCGCCGATGAGCACTACCCGTCCATAGGTGTAGGTCCTGAGGTCAGGGGCGAGTGCGAAGACGTCGTGCCGTATCACCCGGTCGGCCGGGGTGCGATCGATCAGAGCTTGGACGGGATCGGCCCAGCCGCGGAAATGATGCATGGCCGCGGCTTTCTCGTCGGGCCAGCGATGACCTTCCTTCGAGGAGGCGTACCCGTACCAGTACACCTGGTCGGCTCCGATGCGCACGGCCCCGAATTCCGTTCCCAGGCCCCACCTGATGGTGACGTCGTCCGTGACGAGCGCCCGGTCCTGGACTATGCCCCGCCACGACGATCTGCCACTGAACCGGGGCGTCGTTCCAGGGGCGACGAGACCCCTGACAGTGCTGCGAAGACCGTCCGCCCCGATGACGAGGTCGGCCTCGTAGGACAGGTCACCGTTCACGCCCACGCAGTCCACGCGTGCCCGGGCCCCGTCCGGCGTTCCGGGAGTGATGTCGGTGACCCGGGCGCCACTGACCAGCTCGGCTCCTCCCGCTGCAGTCAACAGCAGGCCATGGAGCTTCTGCCGGTGGATACCGTGGATGTCCTGGTCCGGGCTGGATGCACCGGCGGGAGGGACACGCATCAACCATCGTCCATGCTCATCGGTGGTGCCGGCCATGCGCACCCGGTGGCCCGCGTCCCGGACAGGGCCATCGACGCCGACAGAGCTGAGAGCCGACATTCCATTAGGGGTGATGGCCAGACCTGCGCCGACCTCCGTGAAGGCCCGCGCCCGCTCGAGCACAGTCACCGTCCAGCCTTCACGGACGAGGGAGGCCGCAGCGGTCAGACCCGCGATACCCCCACCGACGACTACCGCGTGGTGCTCGGTCGCCATGACGCCCCTTCCACCTGCTCCCATCGGCCGGGCCTGCGACGGCAGCACCTGCCTGCGGCCTGCCGCAGCCGCCGCGTCGGCTCGTACTCGTCGCCGTCGTGCTGTGTACGAGAGACTACGGCCTTCGACGGGACTCCGGGGCGCTCACGGCTTCGGCAGCGGCTCCACCGGACTGGGGCGGTCGAGCACCGTCGCGGCTTCGTCGGCCGGCGCGGACCGCAGTTCGTCCAGCCGGACGCACACCACGCCGGCGACGATCAGGAGTCCGCCCAGCAGTTGCACGGCACCGGGCAGTTCGCCCAGGATCAGCCAGGCCGCGAGCACGGCGAACATCACCTCGGTCAACGCCACGAAGCTCGCCACCTTGGACCCGAGGCGCTGCGCGGCCACGATGCCCGTCACGTAGGCCGCGACCGTGGCGACGAGGACGAGGACGGCCACGGGTACCACCCAGCTGTACGTCCGCCCTGCCAGCTGGACATCCGTGAACACGAAGCGGAACGGCATGATGTTCGTGACGCCCAGCACCAGGATGGTGAGAGCGCCCACCACCATGCCGCCGCCGGCCATGACGAGCGGAGGCAGCGAGTCGTCGACGCGCGCCGACATCAGGAAGAACACCACGAGGCAGACGGCGGCCGCGAGACCGAACAGCA
This genomic interval from Arthrobacter agilis contains the following:
- a CDS encoding FAD-dependent oxidoreductase; translation: MATEHHAVVVGGGIAGLTAAASLVREGWTVTVLERARAFTEVGAGLAITPNGMSALSSVGVDGPVRDAGHRVRMAGTTDEHGRWLMRVPPAGASSPDQDIHGIHRQKLHGLLLTAAGGAELVSGARVTDITPGTPDGARARVDCVGVNGDLSYEADLVIGADGLRSTVRGLVAPGTTPRFSGRSSWRGIVQDRALVTDDVTIRWGLGTEFGAVRIGADQVYWYGYASSKEGHRWPDEKAAAMHHFRGWADPVQALIDRTPADRVIRHDVFALAPDLRTYTYGRVVLIGDAAHAMVPTMGQGANSSLEDGACIGLLVGRPVNEGVSLRSALGTFDALRRPRTQKIARRSRTAGHVGADLDGRIRIAVRNTLLRVAPAGPAARAGASILAWRAPT
- a CDS encoding EamA family transporter; amino-acid sequence: MTPVIDPKGADVTLRPATGLWIALISAASFGVSGPFAKSLLEIGWSPGAAVGLRIGGAAVVLLVPVLIALRGRWSTVGGNALTLTIYGTTAIALCQLFYFNAVQRMSVGVSLLLEYLAPVLIVGFLWLRSRRAPHALTIIGSVTAVLGLLLVLDLAGDARLDPVGVLFGLAAAVCLVVFFLMSARVDDSLPPLVMAGGGMVVGALTILVLGVTNIMPFRFVFTDVQLAGRTYSWVVPVAVLVLVATVAAYVTGIVAAQRLGSKVASFVALTEVMFAVLAAWLILGELPGAVQLLGGLLIVAGVVCVRLDELRSAPADEAATVLDRPSPVEPLPKP